In Bacteroidota bacterium, the following proteins share a genomic window:
- the bamA gene encoding outer membrane protein assembly factor BamA, which produces MKSVALTRCFVLLTLTLFECSLLISQSARPQIQQYKILGISVEGNKSAETSAIIANSGLKLGDEITVPGEQTRTAITRLWALRIFSDVEIDIENTIGTGVYLLIKVKEHPRLDKVVVSGEDDLSEDDILKKVNLLKGQILTPEEISRIVKTIKKAYEDDGYLQATIKTETVESTDSTARGKVILKLTIDEGSEVHIKEIQFYGNKAFDADDLRGEMDDTHEQIWWKFWRGSKFDKKKYADDKKKIIDFYHKNGYRDAEILADSISYTGKKDHMIIRLFMSEGPQYKIRKITWEGNTVFKTDILNERLGIKSGDVYNMEKFDRNLKQNEEQTDVASLYLDNGYLTMSIDPEEVKVAPDSMDIIIHIRERNQFRVGTVEIHGNTKTKEKVIRRELYSRPGDFFSRAAIMRSVRQLSVLNYFNPDKIKPDTRIVDDKTVDVIYDVEEKSSDTFNMSVGYSGAFGFTGALGLTFNNFELSEPFSGGGGQILSFDWQFGEGTTYRTFSISFREPWLFGSRTSFGFSLFDTRQNYIYSVDQRGGTVSLGRQFRWPDDYTRGDWIFRVQRIDNLSQSDYYGPPGVIDQYSITQILTRNSIDNPLFPSHGSNVSLSTELSGPPFLPGTARYTKHILSVDWYTPIMNNSRLALYLGNLYGEILTLQRTVAANDIPYIEYFSMGGTGLGQINVTPLRGYGDRGIGPLNSLNQVLSGLVMEKHTAELRFNVSLNPIPIYLLSFAEAGNVWSDVKSTELFNLNRSAGVGARIMINPIGLLGFDYGYGFDDPTKTGSPSGWHFHFQFGKGF; this is translated from the coding sequence GTGAAGAGCGTTGCGCTCACCAGATGTTTTGTTTTGTTGACTCTCACGCTGTTTGAATGCTCACTTCTGATCTCGCAATCGGCACGGCCGCAAATTCAACAATACAAAATCCTCGGAATCTCTGTTGAAGGAAATAAATCGGCGGAGACGTCGGCTATTATTGCCAATTCCGGATTGAAGCTTGGAGACGAGATCACGGTTCCGGGCGAACAGACCCGTACGGCGATTACGCGGCTGTGGGCGCTGAGGATCTTTTCCGATGTCGAAATCGATATCGAGAACACGATCGGCACGGGCGTGTATCTTCTGATCAAAGTGAAAGAGCACCCGCGGCTTGACAAGGTCGTTGTCTCTGGAGAAGACGATCTGAGCGAGGACGACATTCTCAAAAAGGTCAACCTGCTCAAAGGACAAATCCTGACACCGGAAGAGATCAGCCGCATCGTTAAGACGATCAAAAAAGCTTATGAAGACGACGGGTACCTGCAGGCGACGATCAAAACAGAGACGGTCGAAAGCACGGACAGTACCGCGCGCGGCAAGGTGATCCTGAAGCTGACCATCGACGAGGGGTCCGAGGTTCATATCAAGGAGATTCAGTTCTACGGCAACAAGGCATTCGACGCGGATGACCTGAGGGGGGAAATGGACGACACCCATGAACAGATCTGGTGGAAGTTCTGGCGCGGTTCCAAATTCGACAAGAAGAAGTACGCGGACGATAAGAAAAAGATCATTGATTTCTACCATAAGAACGGATACCGCGATGCCGAGATCCTTGCCGATTCCATTTCGTACACCGGAAAGAAAGACCACATGATCATCCGCTTGTTCATGTCGGAGGGACCCCAGTACAAGATCCGCAAGATCACGTGGGAAGGAAATACAGTTTTCAAAACGGATATTCTGAACGAGCGGCTCGGCATCAAGAGCGGCGATGTCTATAACATGGAGAAATTCGACCGCAACCTCAAGCAAAATGAGGAACAGACGGACGTAGCCTCGCTGTATCTCGACAACGGTTACTTGACGATGTCGATCGACCCGGAAGAAGTGAAGGTGGCTCCGGACAGCATGGATATTATCATACACATCCGCGAGCGGAATCAATTTCGTGTCGGGACTGTCGAGATCCATGGGAACACAAAAACAAAAGAGAAGGTGATCCGGCGCGAATTATATTCCAGGCCGGGCGACTTCTTCAGCCGTGCAGCGATCATGCGGAGCGTGCGTCAGCTTTCGGTGCTCAATTATTTCAACCCCGACAAGATCAAGCCTGATACGCGCATCGTTGACGACAAAACGGTGGACGTCATTTACGACGTCGAAGAGAAGTCGAGCGATACATTTAACATGTCCGTCGGATACAGCGGAGCATTCGGCTTTACGGGGGCGCTCGGGCTGACGTTCAATAATTTCGAATTGTCGGAGCCTTTTTCGGGGGGCGGAGGACAGATCCTGAGCTTCGACTGGCAATTCGGCGAGGGGACGACCTACAGAACATTTTCGATTTCGTTCCGCGAACCGTGGCTTTTCGGCAGCCGGACGTCGTTCGGTTTCAGCTTGTTCGACACACGTCAGAATTACATTTACTCCGTCGACCAGCGGGGCGGCACGGTCTCTCTCGGACGCCAATTCCGATGGCCCGACGATTACACAAGAGGGGATTGGATCTTCAGAGTGCAGCGGATCGACAACCTCAGCCAAAGCGACTACTACGGTCCCCCGGGAGTCATCGACCAATACAGCATCACTCAGATTCTCACGAGGAACAGCATCGACAACCCGCTGTTCCCGTCCCACGGGAGCAACGTTTCGCTGTCGACCGAGCTCTCCGGACCCCCCTTCCTTCCGGGAACCGCCCGCTATACAAAGCATATTCTGAGCGTGGATTGGTACACCCCCATCATGAATAATTCTCGCCTCGCGTTGTATCTCGGCAATCTCTACGGAGAGATTCTCACGCTCCAAAGGACCGTTGCGGCGAACGATATTCCCTATATCGAATACTTTTCGATGGGTGGAACCGGACTGGGCCAGATCAACGTCACTCCGTTGCGAGGGTACGGCGACCGGGGCATCGGACCGTTGAATTCGCTGAACCAGGTGTTGAGCGGCCTGGTGATGGAAAAGCACACGGCGGAGCTGCGCTTCAACGTCTCGCTGAACCCGATCCCGATCTATCTCCTCTCCTTTGCGGAAGCGGGAAACGTCTGGAGCGATGTGAAATCGACAGAGCTGTTCAACCTCAACCGTTCTGCGGGTGTCGGTGCCCGCATCATGATCAATCCGATCGGGTTGCTCGGATTCGACTATGGCTACGGTTTTGATGATCCGACGAAAACGGGAAGCCCGTCCGGGTGGCATTTCCATTTTCAATTCGGGAAAGGATTTTAA
- a CDS encoding OmpH family outer membrane protein, whose product MKASTTNTGRALAALVLFLMLAVSVGGAQQKIGYVNSQKILDELPSAKEAKDSLAGIVKIWQGELDRMSKDLQEKYEDYQRKQGLYNDQTKQAEQKKLIDEEQKMNDYKAQKFGQQGELAIQQERLMAPIKERIFAAIKQIATENKLAFVFDKAGDVVLLYGEPNADYTYKVIDRLKRGDK is encoded by the coding sequence GTGAAAGCTTCTACAACGAACACGGGAAGGGCCCTGGCGGCTCTTGTTCTTTTCCTCATGCTTGCCGTCTCCGTCGGCGGCGCCCAGCAAAAAATCGGCTATGTGAACTCACAAAAAATCCTGGATGAGCTTCCTTCCGCCAAGGAGGCGAAAGATTCGCTCGCCGGCATCGTGAAGATCTGGCAGGGGGAATTGGACAGGATGTCGAAAGATCTCCAGGAAAAATACGAGGATTATCAGAGGAAGCAGGGGCTTTACAACGATCAGACGAAGCAGGCAGAGCAGAAGAAGCTGATCGACGAAGAACAGAAGATGAATGATTACAAGGCCCAGAAGTTCGGGCAGCAGGGAGAGCTGGCCATCCAGCAGGAACGCTTAATGGCGCCGATCAAAGAAAGGATCTTTGCGGCCATCAAACAGATTGCCACCGAGAACAAGCTGGCGTTCGTTTTTGACAAAGCCGGCGATGTCGTGCTGCTGTACGGAGAGCCCAACGCCGATTACACGTACAAAGTGATCGACCGCCTTAAACGAGGCGACAAGTAA
- a CDS encoding OmpH family outer membrane protein: protein MKKFFSAAFFVCVFAAPTYSQMKIGYINSEAIMQQLTEAQDAQKQLDAISTDWQAELTRMQTDLQHRFEDYDKKKLIMSDKRRAEVEKELQDLEKKMVDFRTAKFGANGELFTKQNELMKPVQDKLFKAVKDVADEGGYDYVFDKSSTTLLMYSNEKNDLTAKVLAKLQQK, encoded by the coding sequence ATGAAGAAATTTTTTAGCGCCGCATTTTTCGTATGTGTGTTCGCGGCCCCGACGTATTCCCAGATGAAGATCGGGTATATCAATTCGGAAGCGATCATGCAGCAGTTGACGGAGGCGCAGGACGCTCAGAAACAATTGGACGCGATCTCGACCGATTGGCAGGCCGAGCTGACGAGAATGCAGACAGACCTTCAGCACAGGTTTGAAGATTATGACAAGAAGAAACTGATCATGTCCGACAAGAGACGGGCAGAGGTCGAGAAGGAACTCCAGGACCTCGAAAAGAAGATGGTCGATTTTCGCACGGCCAAATTCGGGGCGAACGGCGAATTGTTCACCAAGCAGAACGAGCTGATGAAGCCCGTGCAGGATAAACTCTTCAAGGCCGTCAAAGACGTAGCCGACGAAGGGGGATACGACTACGTGTTCGATAAAAGCAGCACGACGCTTCTGATGTACTCCAACGAAAAGAACGATCTGACGGCAAAAGTACTCGCCAAGCTGCAGCAGAAATAA
- the lpxD gene encoding UDP-3-O-(3-hydroxymyristoyl)glucosamine N-acyltransferase has translation MTVREIASFLDGDVVGDASLEIAGIAKIEEAKAGDLTFLSNPKYEKFLGLTSASAVIVNRTLDLSASKKLPPSVIQVNDAYASFVVAIQRFSPPPALIPPGIHPTAVIDPSANIGSNCSIGAHVVIGRRCKVGNNSTILPGTVLGDDVRTGDDCLFYSNVSVRESCVIGNRVILQPGVVIGGDGFGFAPRKDGTYQKIPQLGIVVLEDDVEIGANTCVDRATMGETRIKRGTKLDNLVQIAHNVTVGENTVIAANAGVAGSTKIGNNVMIGGNAAVTGHITVADKVSIAGHAGVSKSVTKEGESLFGYPAKEVGRARRIEGALRQLPELLFTIREMENRIKVLEEQLKILAGQK, from the coding sequence ATGACAGTTCGCGAGATCGCCTCATTTCTTGATGGAGATGTTGTCGGCGATGCGTCGCTCGAGATCGCTGGTATCGCGAAAATCGAGGAGGCCAAGGCCGGCGACCTGACCTTCCTGTCAAACCCAAAATACGAAAAATTCCTCGGACTGACGTCCGCCTCCGCGGTCATTGTCAACCGTACGCTTGATCTTTCTGCCAGCAAGAAGCTTCCGCCTTCGGTTATTCAAGTCAATGATGCGTACGCCTCCTTCGTTGTCGCAATTCAGAGATTCTCTCCGCCTCCTGCCCTCATTCCGCCGGGGATCCATCCGACTGCCGTAATCGATCCTTCGGCGAACATCGGGTCCAACTGTTCGATCGGCGCCCACGTCGTCATCGGACGGCGCTGCAAGGTGGGGAACAATTCGACAATTCTTCCGGGAACTGTCCTGGGAGATGACGTCCGCACCGGCGATGACTGCCTGTTCTATTCCAACGTCTCGGTGCGCGAATCGTGCGTCATCGGCAATCGCGTCATTCTCCAGCCCGGCGTCGTTATCGGCGGGGACGGGTTCGGGTTCGCTCCCAGGAAGGACGGAACGTATCAGAAGATCCCTCAGCTGGGCATCGTCGTCCTTGAAGACGATGTGGAGATTGGCGCCAACACTTGCGTTGACCGGGCGACCATGGGCGAAACGAGGATCAAAAGGGGGACGAAGCTGGATAATCTTGTCCAGATCGCCCACAACGTCACGGTGGGAGAAAATACGGTGATCGCGGCGAACGCAGGGGTCGCCGGGAGCACCAAGATCGGCAACAACGTCATGATCGGGGGAAACGCGGCGGTCACAGGACACATTACGGTCGCAGACAAAGTAAGCATCGCCGGACACGCCGGTGTTTCAAAATCGGTCACAAAGGAGGGAGAATCATTGTTCGGGTATCCCGCAAAGGAAGTTGGGAGGGCGCGGCGGATTGAAGGGGCGCTCCGTCAATTGCCTGAATTACTGTTCACGATTCGAGAGATGGAAAATCGGATCAAGGTCCTTGAAGAGCAATTGAAGATACTTGCGGGGCAAAAGTAA
- a CDS encoding bifunctional UDP-3-O-[3-hydroxymyristoyl] N-acetylglucosamine deacetylase/3-hydroxyacyl-ACP dehydratase, whose protein sequence is MLVQQRTIKKPVTMSGVGLHTGTECTMTFKPAPENFGIRFRRADLGGKPEVPADVDHVIDVSRGTTIGIGEAKVHTVEHVLAAIAGLQIDNIVIDLEGIEPPIGDGSAKPYVDALLDAGFESQEAPKDYLVIDQTISYKNENKGVEIVALPTDDFRVTVLVDYNNPALGSQHTGLFDLEKEFIPEFSMCRTFCFLHEVEQLRDAGLIKGGNLDNAIVIVDRELSTKELKELAAKLGVKDSVILGSTGAVNNKKLHFKNEPARHKLLDLIGDLALIGAPLKAQILAARPGHASNVEFAKKVRKLYQQKKIIKKYQYVKTEGVLFDVNALQRILPHRYPFLLVDKIIDFQLNEKIVGVKNVTFGEHFFQGHFPGAPVMPGVLILEGLAQTGGILLLDGSDRQEGKLVMFMAINNAKFRKPVVPGDQLIYEVTMMYRKPRVCQVMGKAYVDGTLVAEAEMMASIVDRPGAM, encoded by the coding sequence ATGTTAGTTCAGCAGCGAACGATCAAGAAACCGGTCACGATGTCGGGGGTCGGTCTGCACACAGGCACGGAGTGTACGATGACGTTCAAACCGGCGCCGGAGAATTTCGGCATTCGTTTCAGGCGGGCCGATCTTGGGGGAAAGCCCGAGGTCCCGGCGGATGTCGACCATGTCATCGACGTCTCACGCGGAACGACGATCGGTATCGGCGAAGCCAAAGTGCATACGGTCGAACATGTTCTCGCGGCCATTGCCGGCCTCCAGATCGACAACATTGTGATCGACCTGGAAGGCATCGAGCCCCCGATCGGCGACGGGAGCGCCAAGCCGTATGTCGACGCGCTGCTCGATGCAGGATTTGAATCGCAGGAAGCCCCGAAGGATTATCTCGTCATCGATCAAACCATCAGCTATAAGAATGAGAACAAGGGGGTCGAGATCGTCGCCCTGCCGACCGATGATTTTCGCGTGACCGTGCTTGTCGACTACAACAATCCCGCACTCGGCAGCCAGCACACCGGCTTATTCGACCTTGAGAAGGAGTTTATCCCCGAGTTTTCTATGTGCCGGACGTTTTGTTTTCTCCACGAAGTCGAACAGCTGCGCGATGCCGGTCTGATTAAAGGGGGAAATCTCGACAACGCGATCGTCATCGTCGACCGCGAGCTCTCCACGAAAGAGTTGAAGGAACTGGCCGCAAAGCTCGGGGTCAAGGATTCCGTCATTCTTGGAAGTACCGGCGCGGTGAACAACAAAAAACTTCATTTCAAAAACGAGCCGGCCCGGCATAAGCTCCTTGATCTGATCGGCGACCTCGCCCTGATCGGAGCCCCGCTCAAGGCGCAAATCCTTGCCGCCCGACCGGGTCATGCGAGCAACGTCGAATTTGCAAAGAAGGTCAGGAAGCTCTACCAGCAGAAGAAGATCATCAAGAAATATCAGTACGTGAAGACAGAGGGAGTGTTGTTCGACGTCAATGCGTTGCAAAGGATCCTTCCCCATCGGTATCCGTTTCTGCTTGTCGATAAGATCATCGATTTCCAGCTCAACGAAAAAATTGTCGGGGTGAAAAATGTGACGTTCGGCGAGCATTTTTTCCAGGGACATTTTCCCGGAGCGCCGGTGATGCCCGGTGTGCTGATTCTCGAGGGGCTGGCCCAGACCGGAGGCATTCTGCTGCTTGACGGCTCCGACCGCCAGGAGGGGAAGCTGGTCATGTTCATGGCGATCAACAACGCCAAATTCCGCAAGCCCGTCGTTCCCGGAGACCAATTGATCTACGAAGTAACCATGATGTACCGCAAGCCGAGAGTCTGCCAGGTCATGGGGAAGGCCTATGTCGATGGTACGCTCGTCGCAGAAGCGGAGATGATGGCTTCGATCGTGGACCGTCCCGGCGCAATGTAA
- the lpxA gene encoding acyl-ACP--UDP-N-acetylglucosamine O-acyltransferase has translation MSTEIHPTAVIHPKAQLGENVSVGPYTVIDADVIIGAGTQIGPHVYCADGTRIGNNCRIHKGAVVATLPQDLKFKDEKTTFEIGDSTTVREFCTLNRGTAEHMKSTVGSNCLLMAYVHVAHDCRIGSNVILANSVQMGGHVTIEDWAIVGGLTAVHQFTSIGRHAMVGGHYRVPKDVPPYILAGGSPLTYEGLNIVGLRRRGFSREALDALQKAYHILYFSNLNVTQGVQRIRQELSITAEIQHLLSFIEQSKRGIIIRSRHE, from the coding sequence ATGAGCACCGAAATTCATCCTACCGCGGTTATTCACCCGAAGGCCCAGCTCGGTGAAAATGTCTCCGTCGGTCCATACACTGTTATCGATGCTGACGTTATTATTGGCGCCGGAACGCAGATCGGTCCGCATGTGTATTGTGCGGATGGAACACGCATCGGGAACAACTGCAGAATACACAAAGGGGCTGTCGTTGCCACACTTCCGCAGGATCTGAAATTCAAGGACGAGAAAACAACATTTGAAATTGGCGATTCGACGACCGTCCGCGAGTTTTGCACACTCAACCGCGGAACCGCGGAGCACATGAAGTCGACGGTGGGCAGCAATTGTCTGCTGATGGCGTACGTTCACGTTGCCCATGATTGCAGGATCGGCAGTAATGTCATCCTCGCCAATTCTGTGCAGATGGGGGGGCATGTCACAATAGAAGATTGGGCGATAGTGGGGGGGCTGACCGCAGTTCATCAATTCACGTCGATCGGACGGCATGCCATGGTGGGAGGCCACTACCGCGTGCCGAAGGATGTGCCGCCGTACATTCTCGCAGGCGGTTCGCCGTTGACGTACGAAGGATTGAACATCGTGGGGCTCCGCCGGCGCGGTTTTTCTCGTGAAGCACTCGACGCGCTCCAGAAGGCCTACCATATCCTTTACTTTTCCAACCTTAATGTGACGCAGGGCGTTCAGAGAATCCGGCAGGAGCTTTCAATAACCGCGGAGATCCAGCATCTGCTGTCGTTCATCGAACAGAGCAAACGGGGCATCATCATCCGTTCGAGACATGAATAA
- a CDS encoding lipoate--protein ligase family protein, with the protein MADGLWRFLNSGFHSGVYNMRLDETLAQRLVAREGFPTLRVYGWMPHAISLGYNQRCSDFDEALCASRGIDVVRRPTGGRAIFHAEELTYSITMSARGKNINESYCEISRALLCGLRLLGADVEYAHARPDLNRLYKSQGSIPCFASSTQYEIQHHGRKLVGSAQRRYSTLEGEEVILQHGSVLLGPMHKRLPEFMRLEDEKNRTALREELERKTTDLGAALGRAVSFDEAAAALKEGFEREWNVTFTENEFDDLMASHATALLPSN; encoded by the coding sequence ATGGCAGATGGCCTTTGGCGATTTCTGAATTCGGGATTTCACTCCGGCGTATACAACATGCGATTGGACGAAACGCTCGCTCAGCGCCTGGTTGCCCGAGAAGGATTTCCAACACTGAGAGTCTACGGATGGATGCCGCATGCCATCTCGCTCGGGTACAATCAGCGGTGCTCCGATTTCGATGAAGCGCTGTGCGCTTCACGCGGAATCGATGTTGTCCGTCGGCCGACCGGCGGACGGGCGATCTTTCACGCCGAAGAGTTGACGTACAGCATCACCATGTCTGCGCGCGGCAAGAATATCAACGAATCATACTGCGAGATCAGCCGGGCGCTCCTGTGCGGCCTTCGCCTGCTCGGTGCGGACGTCGAATATGCGCACGCAAGACCGGACCTGAACCGATTATACAAAAGCCAGGGGTCGATTCCCTGCTTTGCGAGTTCAACGCAATACGAGATCCAACACCATGGCAGGAAACTTGTCGGCAGCGCTCAGAGACGGTATTCAACTCTGGAAGGAGAGGAAGTCATTCTGCAGCATGGTTCCGTTTTGCTTGGACCCATGCATAAACGCCTTCCTGAATTTATGCGTCTTGAAGACGAAAAGAATCGGACTGCGCTTCGTGAAGAGTTGGAAAGAAAGACGACGGACCTGGGAGCAGCGCTCGGGAGAGCCGTTTCGTTCGATGAAGCCGCAGCCGCGCTGAAAGAGGGGTTCGAGCGTGAATGGAACGTGACATTTACCGAAAACGAGTTCGACGACCTGATGGCCTCACACGCAACAGCATTGTTGCCATCCAACTAA
- the panB gene encoding 3-methyl-2-oxobutanoate hydroxymethyltransferase, with amino-acid sequence MSSHPSEYKRITTKVILSMKKTGEKVAMLTAYDYTTAKLLDEAGVDIILVGDSVGNVFQGLETTLPVTLEEIIYHTKVVRRGVKRAMLVADMPFMSFQVDTEEAVRNCGRLLKESGAEAVKMEGGKRIEPLVKQLVDIGIPVMGHLGLTPQSIYKFGTYEVRAKETKEARELVEDAKVLDRVGVFGIVLEKIPTPLAAKVTKSVSCATIGIGAGAQCDGQVLVTNDMLGMNEQFHPRFVRTYAKLTETMRGAFQNYIKDVKGMKFPSKEESY; translated from the coding sequence ATGAGTTCTCATCCGAGTGAATACAAGCGCATCACGACAAAAGTGATTCTCAGCATGAAAAAGACGGGTGAGAAGGTCGCGATGCTGACCGCGTACGATTACACGACGGCGAAGCTTCTGGATGAGGCTGGCGTCGATATCATTCTCGTCGGGGATTCTGTGGGAAACGTCTTTCAGGGTTTGGAAACGACGCTCCCGGTCACGCTCGAGGAGATCATTTATCACACGAAGGTCGTTCGCAGAGGAGTGAAGCGCGCGATGCTCGTCGCAGACATGCCGTTCATGTCGTTCCAGGTTGACACTGAAGAAGCGGTGCGCAACTGCGGGCGTCTTTTGAAGGAATCGGGGGCCGAGGCCGTGAAGATGGAAGGGGGAAAAAGAATCGAGCCGCTCGTGAAACAACTGGTCGACATCGGAATCCCCGTCATGGGACACCTTGGATTGACCCCGCAATCGATCTATAAATTCGGGACCTATGAGGTTCGTGCGAAGGAGACGAAAGAGGCGAGAGAACTTGTGGAAGATGCGAAAGTGCTCGACCGTGTCGGAGTCTTTGGTATTGTCCTGGAAAAGATCCCCACGCCGCTCGCTGCGAAAGTCACGAAGAGCGTATCGTGCGCAACGATCGGCATCGGAGCGGGGGCGCAGTGCGACGGACAGGTTCTTGTGACGAACGACATGCTCGGAATGAATGAACAGTTTCATCCCCGCTTTGTCCGCACATATGCCAAACTTACGGAGACGATGCGAGGGGCTTTTCAAAATTACATCAAAGACGTGAAGGGGATGAAGTTTCCATCAAAAGAAGAGAGTTACTAG
- a CDS encoding TetR/AcrR family transcriptional regulator produces the protein MNTETEIRDRIISYAREHFLHEGFSKVTLDEIAAELGMSKKTLYKYFEDKEDLLRAGVEENLRKISREIETITASNDPFAEKLARVMMIIGKQMSRLSRGAMLDMQKFTPELWNQIETFRKDQIFNKIGKMMAHAREENVFRPYINEQILTLMIINCVQGILNPEVLSQNSFSAEDAFKSIFRTIFEGALTDDARKDFHVFDTPLTNL, from the coding sequence ATGAACACAGAGACTGAAATACGCGACCGAATCATCTCTTACGCTCGGGAGCATTTCTTGCATGAGGGGTTCAGCAAAGTAACCCTCGATGAAATCGCCGCCGAGCTCGGGATGAGCAAGAAGACCCTCTATAAATATTTTGAAGATAAAGAGGATCTGCTCCGGGCTGGTGTTGAAGAGAACCTGCGAAAGATCTCCCGCGAGATTGAAACTATCACTGCATCAAACGATCCGTTTGCGGAGAAATTGGCGCGGGTGATGATGATTATCGGAAAGCAAATGTCACGTTTGAGCAGGGGGGCTATGCTCGACATGCAGAAATTCACGCCGGAGCTCTGGAACCAGATCGAAACATTCCGCAAGGACCAGATCTTTAATAAGATCGGGAAAATGATGGCCCATGCCCGGGAAGAAAACGTCTTCCGGCCGTATATCAATGAGCAGATCCTTACGCTCATGATCATCAACTGTGTTCAGGGAATTCTCAATCCAGAAGTTCTTTCGCAAAATTCCTTCTCTGCGGAAGACGCGTTCAAAAGTATTTTCAGGACCATCTTTGAAGGGGCCCTGACGGACGATGCGAGAAAAGATTTCCATGTCTTTGATACACCTCTTACCAACTTATAA
- a CDS encoding efflux RND transporter periplasmic adaptor subunit, with product MKRFVLFGIAAAAFLTLAGCSDKHAGAIEASGTLEAVEVNVSAKVAGQVQSLFVDEGSIVKAGDTLAILDHATNDIALQQAKAGVDLADAEYRLLVNGARSEDLRQAEQALRQTASSYKTAKDDYERIKALYATKSVTQKERDDAESRYTIAQAANASAEQYLQKLKHFARPEDLAAAKARLNQAISAADLLRKEISDAHIIAPVSGTVTHKPVEVGELVSVGTTIVTISRLETLNLMIYVGDTELGRVKLGGSADLVIDTYPDRNFPAKVIYISPIAEFTPKNVQTKEDRTKLVFGVKLEVDNKDGILKGGMPVDAYLK from the coding sequence ATGAAACGATTCGTTCTTTTTGGAATTGCCGCCGCGGCCTTCCTGACGCTTGCCGGATGCAGCGATAAGCATGCCGGGGCCATTGAAGCAAGCGGGACACTAGAAGCTGTCGAAGTGAATGTGAGCGCAAAAGTAGCCGGACAGGTGCAGTCGCTTTTCGTCGATGAAGGGAGCATCGTCAAAGCCGGAGATACTCTTGCGATTCTTGATCATGCAACGAACGACATTGCGCTGCAGCAGGCAAAAGCCGGAGTCGATCTGGCAGACGCCGAATATCGGCTTCTTGTGAACGGAGCGCGATCGGAGGACCTGCGTCAGGCCGAGCAGGCGCTTCGCCAGACAGCGTCATCCTACAAGACCGCCAAGGATGATTACGAGCGGATTAAAGCGCTCTATGCGACAAAGAGCGTCACTCAGAAAGAGAGGGATGATGCCGAATCCCGGTATACGATCGCCCAGGCCGCAAATGCCTCGGCGGAGCAGTACCTTCAGAAGTTGAAACACTTCGCTCGCCCCGAGGACCTCGCTGCCGCCAAGGCGCGCCTCAACCAGGCAATCTCTGCGGCGGACCTTTTGCGCAAAGAGATCTCCGACGCGCACATCATCGCTCCGGTGTCGGGAACGGTGACGCATAAACCGGTTGAAGTAGGAGAACTGGTGAGCGTGGGAACCACCATCGTAACGATCTCGCGCCTGGAAACGCTCAATCTGATGATCTATGTCGGCGATACCGAACTCGGCAGAGTGAAATTGGGCGGCTCGGCAGACCTTGTGATCGATACCTATCCGGATAGAAATTTTCCGGCGAAAGTGATCTATATCTCTCCCATAGCGGAATTCACGCCGAAGAATGTTCAAACGAAAGAAGACCGGACGAAGCTGGTGTTTGGCGTGAAGCTTGAGGTCGACAACAAAGACGGGATCCTCAAAGGCGGTATGCCGGTCGATGCGTACTTGAAATAA